Proteins encoded within one genomic window of Nonomuraea gerenzanensis:
- a CDS encoding CU044_5270 family protein, which translates to MNSDQLFKDRARVRDEDLTGRASTAGADALLAEIVSMERVPARRRLRLSPGRALLGLAAAAAAVAVIVPMTSSDRTISVEPRPGTSVSATAEPTARQILLAAAVAVEKAPSSGDYWRTATVNRWMLTDPTRSYVLEAGRSIETWLARKPGAPGWHVRQELGVKPATPQDEAAWRAAGSPTVWRYPEDMKTENLFAVPSRPLEAQAGERTVERLDWDTVGDLAGESLTWQQTRAIPDEPEALRHYLEERIGRLDLTGSGLDEEEARAHILLRGCVDIISTVPVSSGTRAAAYRLLASLPGIRAEGETTDPLGRRGQSLRYQEEIEPGLFSEVTLVVEPAGGRLLAEVRTNTTRLADGRQAELRVSRSFEEVGWTGERPEPPRN; encoded by the coding sequence GTGAACAGCGACCAGCTCTTCAAGGACCGGGCGCGCGTGCGGGACGAGGACCTGACCGGCCGGGCGTCCACCGCGGGGGCGGACGCGCTGCTGGCGGAGATCGTCTCGATGGAGCGCGTCCCCGCCCGGCGGCGGCTCCGGCTCTCTCCCGGCCGCGCGCTGCTCGGCCTGGCCGCGGCCGCCGCCGCGGTGGCGGTCATCGTGCCCATGACCTCGTCCGACAGGACGATCTCCGTCGAGCCCCGGCCCGGCACGTCGGTGTCCGCGACGGCCGAGCCGACCGCCCGGCAGATCCTGCTGGCCGCCGCCGTCGCCGTGGAGAAGGCGCCTTCGAGCGGCGACTACTGGCGTACCGCGACCGTCAACCGGTGGATGCTCACCGACCCCACGCGCAGCTACGTACTCGAGGCCGGCCGGTCCATCGAGACGTGGCTCGCCAGGAAACCGGGCGCCCCTGGCTGGCACGTCCGGCAGGAGCTCGGCGTCAAGCCCGCGACCCCGCAGGACGAGGCGGCCTGGCGGGCGGCCGGGTCGCCCACCGTCTGGCGCTACCCCGAGGACATGAAGACGGAGAACCTGTTCGCCGTCCCGTCCAGGCCGCTGGAGGCGCAGGCGGGCGAGCGGACCGTCGAGCGGCTCGACTGGGACACGGTCGGCGACCTGGCGGGCGAATCGCTGACCTGGCAGCAGACACGCGCGATCCCGGACGAGCCCGAGGCGCTGCGCCACTACCTGGAAGAGCGCATCGGCCGGCTCGACCTGACCGGCTCCGGGCTGGACGAGGAGGAGGCCAGGGCGCACATCCTGCTCCGCGGCTGTGTGGACATCATCAGCACCGTGCCCGTCTCGTCCGGGACCCGCGCGGCCGCGTACCGGCTCCTGGCGTCCCTGCCCGGCATCCGGGCCGAGGGGGAGACGACGGACCCCCTGGGGCGGCGCGGGCAGTCGCTCCGCTACCAGGAGGAGATCGAGCCGGGCCTGTTCTCCGAGGTCACGCTCGTGGTGGAGCCCGCCGGCGGCCGGCTGCTCGCCGAGGTGCGGACGAACACCACCAGGCTCGCGGACGGGCGTCAGGCGGAGCTCCGGGTGTCCCGCTCGTTCGAGGAGGTCGGCTGGACCGGCGAACGGCCGGAGCCGCCCCGGAACTGA
- a CDS encoding site-2 protease family protein, with the protein MASLEDPGKVDRNVGFLGVRPTQVRQPQGVGEVFGYLGAQTARVAGSIVNLPEKMTGVWHAAFSGEERDPEGPVGMVGAGRLGGEILASDLSDEDKLATSVSLLAGFNLAIGMFNLIPLLPLDGGHVAGGLWEGLKRGYAKVMRRPAPAYVDIAKVLPLTYAAALVMVVMAGLLVYADLVNPLTLTN; encoded by the coding sequence ATGGCGAGCCTGGAGGACCCCGGGAAGGTCGACAGGAACGTCGGCTTCCTCGGCGTGCGCCCCACCCAGGTGAGGCAGCCGCAGGGCGTCGGCGAGGTGTTCGGCTACCTGGGCGCGCAGACGGCCAGGGTGGCGGGCTCGATCGTGAACCTGCCGGAGAAGATGACCGGCGTCTGGCACGCGGCCTTCTCCGGCGAGGAACGCGACCCCGAAGGCCCGGTCGGCATGGTCGGCGCGGGCCGCCTGGGCGGCGAGATCCTCGCCTCCGACCTGTCCGACGAGGACAAGCTCGCCACCTCCGTCAGCCTGCTGGCCGGCTTCAACCTGGCGATCGGCATGTTCAACCTGATCCCGCTGCTGCCGCTCGACGGCGGGCACGTCGCGGGCGGGCTCTGGGAGGGGCTCAAGCGGGGCTACGCCAAGGTGATGCGGCGGCCGGCGCCCGCGTACGTGGACATCGCCAAGGTGCTGCCGCTGACGTACGCGGCGGCGCTGGTGATGGTGGTCATGGCGGGGCTGCTGGTCTACGCCGACCTGGTCAACCCGCTCACGCTGACGAACTGA
- a CDS encoding alpha/beta fold hydrolase, with the protein MLHTHERFVTSGPLRIWTERAGAPGQPAVLMVMGSAAQGVSCPDALVSRLVERGVQVIRFDHRDTGRSSLVDFDEHPYTIADLARDCLAVLDGHELDAAHVAGTSMGGMIAQWLGVHAPDRVRSLTVMSSSPMGHDPRPVWARARAGEPADPDDLPPPSPAFLAQVAAGLPPGVESDVALFRVFNGPVRPFDEPAARAMLELALSRATDPAAAANHHRAVWMDAPGLLAPLSSITAPTSIVHGDQDPVYPLAHGEALAAAIPGAELHVVPGMGHVMTSPGLPEEVADLIRL; encoded by the coding sequence GTGTTGCACACGCACGAGCGATTCGTGACCTCCGGCCCGCTCCGGATCTGGACGGAGCGGGCCGGGGCTCCCGGGCAGCCCGCCGTCCTGATGGTCATGGGGTCGGCCGCCCAGGGTGTCAGCTGCCCCGACGCGCTGGTGAGCCGGTTGGTCGAGCGTGGGGTGCAGGTGATCCGGTTCGACCATCGGGACACCGGCCGGTCCAGCCTCGTCGACTTCGACGAACATCCGTACACGATCGCGGACCTGGCGCGCGACTGCCTGGCCGTGCTGGACGGCCATGAGCTGGATGCCGCCCATGTGGCCGGGACCTCCATGGGGGGCATGATCGCGCAGTGGCTGGGGGTGCACGCGCCGGACCGGGTGCGGTCCCTGACGGTGATGTCCAGCTCGCCGATGGGTCACGATCCACGTCCTGTGTGGGCACGGGCGCGGGCCGGTGAGCCGGCCGACCCGGACGACCTGCCGCCGCCGTCGCCGGCGTTCCTCGCGCAGGTGGCGGCCGGGCTGCCGCCGGGCGTGGAGTCGGACGTGGCCCTGTTCCGGGTCTTCAACGGGCCGGTCCGGCCGTTCGACGAGCCGGCCGCCAGGGCGATGCTGGAGCTGGCGCTGTCACGGGCCACCGACCCGGCGGCCGCGGCCAACCACCACCGGGCCGTGTGGATGGACGCCCCCGGCCTGCTCGCCCCGCTGTCGTCGATCACCGCGCCGACCTCGATCGTGCACGGCGACCAGGATCCGGTCTATCCGCTCGCGCACGGCGAGGCCCTGGCTGCCGCGATCCCGGGCGCGGAGCTGCACGTCGTGCCCGGGATGGGCCATGTGATGACCTCACCGGGTCTGCCCGAGGAGGTCGCCGACCTGATCCGGCTGTGA